The following are encoded in a window of Limibacter armeniacum genomic DNA:
- a CDS encoding ROK family protein: MKEVTLGIDIGGTNTKLGLVDREGNCLVSSSIETYADKPVEVFMTLLFKAIDQLKAQVKEPFEIKAVGIGAPNGNYYTGTIENAANLHGWGDYVPLAELVKDKLNLPVAVTNDANAAALGEMKFGVAKGMKNFMVITLGTGLGSGIIVNGDLLYGHDGFAGEFGHINVVHNGRKCGCGSKGCLETYVSATGLKRNMLEMIAEYNGGSQLDQTPFEHITSKMIFDAAESGDEIAQKAFQMTGEYLGKSLADAVAIFSPEAIVLFGGMAAAGDWILKPTQEAMDANTIRMFKGKTKLLFSNLKGDNTAILGSSALAWQELDKMVSAS, translated from the coding sequence ATGAAAGAAGTAACGCTTGGTATCGATATCGGAGGAACTAACACAAAACTTGGATTGGTAGACCGTGAGGGAAACTGTCTTGTCAGCTCAAGCATTGAAACGTATGCAGATAAACCTGTAGAAGTTTTTATGACATTACTTTTTAAGGCAATTGACCAACTGAAAGCTCAGGTAAAAGAGCCATTTGAGATCAAAGCTGTAGGTATTGGAGCGCCAAATGGGAATTACTACACAGGAACAATTGAGAATGCAGCAAACCTACATGGATGGGGTGACTACGTTCCATTGGCGGAATTGGTGAAGGATAAATTGAACTTGCCAGTTGCTGTAACGAACGATGCCAATGCTGCAGCTCTAGGTGAAATGAAGTTTGGTGTAGCCAAAGGAATGAAAAACTTTATGGTAATCACACTGGGAACCGGTTTGGGAAGTGGAATTATCGTAAATGGAGACTTGCTGTATGGTCACGATGGCTTTGCTGGTGAGTTTGGTCATATCAACGTAGTTCATAATGGTAGAAAGTGTGGTTGCGGTAGCAAAGGTTGTTTGGAAACATATGTATCTGCAACTGGTCTGAAGAGAAATATGCTGGAGATGATTGCAGAATACAATGGAGGAAGCCAGTTGGATCAGACACCATTTGAGCACATCACTTCTAAAATGATATTTGATGCTGCAGAGTCGGGAGATGAAATTGCCCAAAAAGCATTTCAAATGACTGGTGAGTATTTGGGTAAGTCACTGGCAGATGCTGTGGCAATCTTTAGCCCTGAAGCAATTGTTCTTTTTGGTGGTATGGCAGCAGCAGGAGATTGGATTTTGAAACCAACTCAGGAAGCAATGGATGCCAATACAATCAGAATGTTTAAGGGTAAGACAAAGCTGTTGTTCTCTAACCTGAAAGGTGACAACACTGCCATCCTTGGATCAAGTGCTTTGGCTTGGCAAGAGCTGGATAAAATGGTTAGTGCATCATAA
- the recQ gene encoding DNA helicase RecQ, whose amino-acid sequence MEMKQAQAALKKFFGYDSFRPMQADIIQSVLYGKDTVVLMPTGGGKSICYQIPAIVMPGLAIVVSPLIALMKDQVEGLNANGIPAAYLNSTQSLQEQMRVEQMARNGTLKLLYVSPEKLLSSQFMGFVRMLQVNLFAVDEAHCISAWGHDFRPEYTQLATLKDNFPQTPIIALTATADKITRRDIVHQLSLREPAQFVSSFDRPNLSLTVAPGQKKFQQILRFIGQRPRQSGIIYCLSRKNTENLAKKLQEAGYRAAYYHAGMSPDEREIVQENFIKDTAPIICATIAFGMGIDKSNVRWVIHYNLPKNIESYYQEIGRGGRDGLPSDTLLFYSYADVMTLRDIVDESAQKDLQLAKLNRMQQYAEAKTCRRKILLSYFGESLGKNCGNCDVCHNPPEYFDGTQIAQMALSAVARLANPQHSGLSKPVQIATGMLIDILRGSSRVDLIQKGYNNIRTYGAGRDISYLDWQLYLQQMLNLGLIEIAYDQGNIVRLTDESMRVLFEGQPVEFTKLTDLKEQFQKKTEKPKSSEEVLREELFEQLRQVRKEVAEKEGVPPYVVFNDATLVEMAKNRPVSVKDMVNISGVGEKKLRSYGNTFIGTIVKFIIQKTKEGHRIKGSTQLVTYALYKSGLSIDEIAKERKLQERSVYTHLAMLYEMGYNIDIFKYINTEDLDKVKLAIRATRETELLKPLYDYLGGEIAYHKIGFALAYHNRHA is encoded by the coding sequence ATGGAGATGAAGCAAGCCCAAGCGGCACTCAAGAAATTCTTTGGTTATGATTCTTTCAGGCCAATGCAGGCAGATATTATACAATCTGTCCTGTATGGAAAAGACACTGTAGTACTAATGCCTACAGGTGGAGGAAAATCGATCTGTTACCAGATTCCAGCTATCGTTATGCCGGGTTTGGCTATCGTTGTATCCCCACTGATTGCCCTTATGAAAGATCAGGTAGAAGGATTAAATGCCAATGGTATTCCCGCTGCTTACCTCAATAGTACACAATCATTGCAGGAGCAAATGCGAGTGGAACAGATGGCCAGAAATGGCACACTGAAGCTACTTTATGTTTCTCCTGAAAAATTGCTCTCATCTCAATTTATGGGTTTTGTCAGAATGCTTCAGGTCAACCTGTTTGCCGTGGACGAAGCCCACTGTATTTCTGCCTGGGGACATGATTTCAGACCTGAGTATACACAGCTTGCCACACTGAAAGATAATTTCCCTCAGACACCAATTATAGCACTTACTGCCACAGCTGATAAAATTACCCGAAGAGACATTGTCCATCAGCTTAGTCTAAGAGAACCTGCTCAATTTGTTTCATCCTTTGACAGACCAAACCTTAGCCTGACTGTAGCACCTGGTCAGAAGAAATTCCAGCAAATTCTTCGGTTTATTGGACAAAGACCTAGACAGTCAGGAATCATCTACTGCCTAAGCAGAAAGAATACTGAGAACCTTGCAAAGAAGTTACAAGAAGCTGGATACAGAGCTGCATATTACCATGCAGGTATGTCTCCTGATGAAAGGGAAATAGTTCAAGAAAACTTCATCAAGGATACGGCTCCAATCATCTGTGCTACCATTGCTTTCGGGATGGGGATTGACAAATCAAATGTGAGGTGGGTAATACATTATAACCTTCCTAAAAACATTGAAAGTTATTATCAGGAAATCGGTAGGGGAGGCCGTGACGGATTACCTTCAGATACACTGTTATTTTACAGTTATGCAGATGTAATGACATTGCGTGACATTGTAGATGAAAGTGCTCAAAAAGACCTTCAGTTAGCTAAGTTGAACCGTATGCAACAGTACGCGGAGGCTAAAACCTGTCGTCGTAAAATCCTGCTTAGCTACTTTGGTGAGAGTTTGGGTAAAAACTGTGGCAATTGCGATGTCTGCCATAACCCTCCTGAATATTTTGATGGTACACAAATTGCACAAATGGCACTCTCTGCTGTAGCTAGGTTAGCCAATCCACAACACAGCGGCCTTTCCAAGCCTGTACAGATTGCCACGGGTATGCTGATTGATATTTTGCGGGGTTCCTCAAGGGTTGATCTCATTCAGAAAGGGTATAACAATATACGTACTTATGGAGCAGGAAGAGATATTAGTTACCTCGATTGGCAACTTTACCTTCAGCAGATGCTTAACCTTGGTTTGATAGAGATTGCGTATGATCAAGGCAATATAGTGCGTCTGACTGATGAAAGTATGCGAGTCCTTTTTGAGGGACAGCCAGTTGAATTCACAAAACTTACAGACCTAAAAGAGCAGTTCCAGAAAAAGACAGAAAAACCGAAAAGCTCCGAAGAAGTACTCAGAGAAGAACTGTTCGAACAACTCCGTCAGGTTCGGAAAGAGGTTGCCGAAAAAGAAGGCGTACCTCCATATGTTGTATTCAACGATGCTACATTGGTTGAAATGGCTAAAAACCGTCCTGTTTCTGTCAAGGACATGGTCAATATCTCTGGTGTTGGTGAGAAGAAGTTACGTAGCTATGGCAATACCTTTATTGGAACCATTGTCAAGTTCATTATCCAAAAGACCAAAGAGGGACACCGTATTAAAGGAAGTACACAACTTGTAACTTATGCCCTTTATAAAAGTGGTCTTAGCATTGATGAGATTGCCAAAGAAAGAAAGCTACAGGAGAGAAGTGTTTATACCCACTTGGCTATGCTCTATGAAATGGGTTACAACATTGATATTTTCAAATACATCAACACTGAAGATTTGGATAAAGTCAAGCTAGCTATCAGGGCTACGAGAGAAACAGAATTACTCAAGCCATTATATGATTATTTGGGGGGAGAAATAGCTTATCACAAGATTGGATTTGCCTTAGCATACCATAATAGACATGCCTAA
- a CDS encoding OmpH family outer membrane protein: MKRLLILVGIAATMLSCNQQQPQTAQTAAATGAAAKIAYINNDTLSTYYKYAEDRFEEFQKKVEKGDKQLQSRASKLQKELASFEKRVQAGLVSQNEYNKKGAELMQKRDQLAVAQQSQAQGLAAEEMEIKNEIREKIKGYLDNYSKDKNYSIVLGYDQATATLIWSTPNAEDITWDIINGLNGQYESDQKAEETAASTDKKEEKKK; encoded by the coding sequence GTGAAAAGATTATTAATCCTGGTGGGTATTGCAGCCACTATGCTTTCATGTAATCAGCAACAGCCACAAACAGCACAAACTGCTGCTGCAACAGGTGCTGCTGCTAAAATTGCTTACATCAACAACGATACCCTATCTACTTACTACAAATATGCTGAGGATCGTTTTGAGGAGTTCCAGAAAAAAGTAGAAAAAGGAGACAAGCAGCTTCAATCTAGAGCTTCAAAACTTCAGAAAGAACTTGCTAGCTTTGAAAAGCGTGTCCAAGCAGGCTTGGTTTCTCAGAATGAGTACAACAAGAAAGGTGCTGAACTGATGCAGAAAAGAGACCAATTGGCTGTTGCACAGCAGTCACAAGCACAAGGTCTTGCTGCTGAAGAAATGGAGATCAAAAACGAGATCCGTGAGAAAATCAAAGGTTACCTTGATAACTACAGCAAAGACAAGAACTACAGCATCGTTTTGGGTTACGATCAAGCGACTGCTACGCTAATCTGGTCTACACCTAACGCTGAAGATATCACTTGGGATATCATCAATGGCTTGAACGGACAGTACGAGTCTGATCAGAAAGCCGAAGAAACTGCAGCAAGCACTGATAAAAAAGAAGAAAAGAAAAAATAA
- a CDS encoding IS982 family transposase — MNENTVCIYCFVDDYLKATKLKEPRQRRMSDSQIITSALLACAHFGGNMVQSLEYLKAHHGFKPIDKSGFNRRLHGLFETILFIFSALGKTLMELNTSGDYLIDSFPVAVCRNIRIPRCRILRGEPYRGYNSSKREYFYGFKVMLITTSSGIPVQYFLMAGSVHDITGFQSMNLEIPEGSSLYGDAAFTDYDLEDLYAECENIRILADRKSNAKRKDEPWQAFIKKVLRKRVETTFSGITAKFPKHIHAVTPQGFIIKIFLFIFAYTIENVAW, encoded by the coding sequence ATCAATGAAAATACCGTATGCATCTACTGTTTTGTAGATGATTACCTGAAAGCAACTAAGCTCAAAGAGCCTAGACAGCGTCGGATGTCCGACAGCCAGATCATTACCTCGGCCCTGCTGGCATGTGCCCATTTCGGTGGCAACATGGTACAATCTCTGGAGTACCTGAAAGCGCATCATGGCTTTAAGCCCATTGATAAGTCCGGGTTCAATCGCAGGCTTCACGGTTTGTTTGAGACGATCTTATTTATCTTCTCGGCATTGGGCAAAACCCTGATGGAGCTCAACACTAGCGGGGATTACCTCATAGACAGTTTTCCTGTAGCTGTCTGCCGGAATATCCGTATCCCCCGATGCAGAATCCTGCGAGGTGAACCCTACAGAGGCTATAATTCCTCCAAGAGGGAGTACTTCTATGGATTCAAGGTGATGTTAATTACCACATCTTCGGGCATTCCTGTCCAGTATTTTCTTATGGCGGGTTCAGTCCATGATATAACGGGGTTTCAATCCATGAACCTTGAAATTCCGGAAGGAAGTTCCCTGTATGGGGATGCCGCCTTCACCGATTACGATCTGGAAGACCTTTATGCCGAATGCGAAAACATTCGCATTTTGGCCGACCGGAAATCGAATGCAAAACGAAAGGATGAGCCTTGGCAAGCCTTTATCAAGAAGGTCTTGAGGAAGAGGGTGGAAACCACATTCAGTGGTATTACAGCCAAGTTCCCTAAGCATATTCATGCTGTCACGCCACAGGGTTTCATCATTAAAATTTTCTTATTCATTTTTGCCTATACAATCGAAAATGTCGCTTGGTAG
- a CDS encoding DUF6048 family protein gives MSISFSSKILPIIWGIFFFSFSVSAQVTPSTPEAKQPVQDSLKVPKVTYEGFLGKNGVILSGVRFGTDVLALSQSFLDDDLDKYSFYGDLMIKNKYFITMEYGYQDRTRRGDFSFSEDNIQPFSYRSEGTFWRFGVEYNLIHKQTVHNAVYAGLKYGVATFDQEATYYSLGSDYWEISPELQGFSEQGLRVSWLQMMFGLKVRLFGGLYSDVNASISIPSSFGSPVITQNDIPGFGFNKDNNVKIIYQYRLIYKIPLWKVPIDIPKELDPDE, from the coding sequence ATGTCAATATCTTTTTCAAGTAAAATACTGCCTATAATATGGGGCATTTTTTTCTTTAGCTTTTCGGTCAGTGCACAGGTAACTCCAAGTACACCTGAAGCTAAACAGCCTGTACAAGATTCCCTCAAAGTACCCAAAGTAACCTATGAAGGCTTTTTGGGTAAAAATGGCGTAATTCTATCAGGTGTTCGATTTGGAACTGATGTTTTGGCTTTGAGTCAATCATTTCTGGATGATGACTTGGATAAATACTCGTTTTACGGGGATTTGATGATCAAGAACAAGTACTTTATCACAATGGAGTATGGGTATCAGGACCGTACGAGGCGGGGTGATTTTTCATTTTCAGAAGATAATATACAGCCTTTCTCTTATCGCAGTGAAGGAACATTCTGGCGTTTTGGTGTGGAATATAACTTGATCCATAAGCAGACTGTTCATAATGCGGTTTATGCAGGGCTGAAGTATGGCGTAGCCACTTTTGATCAGGAAGCAACTTATTATTCTTTAGGAAGCGACTATTGGGAGATATCACCAGAACTGCAAGGTTTTTCGGAGCAGGGCTTAAGAGTTTCATGGCTCCAGATGATGTTCGGATTGAAAGTACGTCTTTTTGGAGGGTTGTATTCCGATGTGAATGCGAGTATTTCGATTCCTTCCAGCTTTGGTTCACCAGTAATCACGCAAAATGATATTCCTGGCTTTGGCTTTAATAAGGACAATAATGTAAAAATCATTTATCAGTACAGGCTGATCTATAAAATACCACTTTGGAAAGTCCCTATTGATATTCCGAAGGAGCTAGACCCAGACGAATAA
- the fahA gene encoding fumarylacetoacetase, with amino-acid sequence MNNTHHPDLKSWVEVPAGSDFTIQNLPYGIFKTDYVGPRVGVAIGDQILDLSQVATLRSFDDLDIDIKVFDKATLNDFIALGKPVWSKVRERVSELLREGSALAYESEKVLVPMEKATMLLPVEVKNYTDFYSSEEHATNVGVMFRGKDNALMPNWKHLPVGYHGRASSIVVSGTDIHRPKGQTMPPNAETPVFGPSKRMDFELEMAFIVGDNTALGDTVSVAEAEDYIFGMVVFNDWSARDIQKWEYVPLGPFLGKNFGSSVSPWIVTMEALEPFRVAGPEQEPKVLSYLQSEGDKAFDINLQVALEPEGKEETVISTSNFKYLYWNMAQQLAHHTINGCNIEIGDMYASGTISGKSPDSYGSMLELSWSGKQEIQLNDGSSRTFLEDNDTVIMRGWCEKDGVRVGFGEVRSKLLPAKQ; translated from the coding sequence ATGAACAATACACATCATCCAGACCTTAAATCTTGGGTGGAAGTTCCGGCGGGGTCCGACTTCACCATTCAAAACCTTCCATACGGAATCTTCAAGACAGACTATGTAGGTCCGAGGGTAGGCGTAGCGATTGGAGACCAAATTCTGGACCTTTCTCAGGTAGCTACTTTGAGAAGTTTTGATGACCTTGATATAGATATTAAAGTATTTGATAAAGCTACTCTCAATGATTTTATCGCATTGGGCAAGCCTGTATGGTCAAAAGTGCGCGAGAGAGTTTCAGAGTTGCTAAGAGAAGGCAGTGCTCTGGCTTATGAATCAGAGAAAGTGCTGGTTCCAATGGAAAAAGCAACTATGCTGCTACCGGTAGAAGTAAAAAACTACACAGACTTCTACTCTTCAGAAGAACACGCTACCAATGTAGGGGTTATGTTCAGAGGAAAAGACAATGCACTGATGCCTAACTGGAAGCATTTACCAGTTGGTTATCATGGTAGAGCATCTTCTATTGTCGTGTCAGGTACAGATATACACCGTCCTAAAGGCCAAACGATGCCACCAAACGCAGAAACACCGGTATTTGGTCCATCAAAACGAATGGACTTTGAGTTGGAAATGGCTTTTATCGTTGGAGATAATACAGCCTTGGGTGATACGGTCTCGGTGGCTGAAGCAGAGGATTATATTTTTGGTATGGTCGTCTTTAATGACTGGTCTGCAAGAGATATCCAGAAATGGGAATATGTTCCGTTAGGACCATTTTTGGGCAAAAACTTTGGCTCATCTGTGTCTCCATGGATTGTAACAATGGAAGCTTTGGAACCGTTCCGAGTGGCAGGTCCTGAACAAGAACCAAAGGTGTTGTCTTATTTGCAGTCTGAAGGAGATAAGGCATTTGATATCAACTTGCAGGTGGCTTTGGAGCCTGAAGGCAAAGAAGAAACTGTGATCTCGACTTCGAATTTCAAGTACCTGTACTGGAATATGGCACAGCAATTAGCTCACCATACAATCAATGGCTGTAATATTGAAATTGGAGATATGTATGCCTCAGGTACAATCAGTGGTAAATCTCCTGACTCATATGGTTCTATGTTGGAGTTGTCTTGGTCAGGTAAACAAGAAATACAGCTGAATGATGGCTCAAGTCGTACATTTTTGGAAGACAATGATACTGTGATTATGAGAGGTTGGTGTGAAAAGGATGGTGTCAGGGTTGGCTTTGGTGAGGTTCGCTCCAAGCTGTTGCCAGCCAAGCAATAG
- a CDS encoding DUF1573 domain-containing protein translates to MKKLFFTLLLPLFCIVAAQAQQAENTATSELKFSEKTFDFGDISQGDVVTHVFKFENSGAAPLVLSNVSTTCGCTAPAWPREPIAPGETAEITIKFNSRGKMGKQNKVITINSNASNAVERISITANVLKAESSN, encoded by the coding sequence ATGAAAAAATTATTCTTTACTCTGTTGCTTCCACTTTTCTGTATCGTGGCAGCACAAGCTCAACAAGCTGAAAACACTGCAACGTCTGAGCTGAAATTCTCTGAAAAAACATTTGACTTTGGTGATATCTCACAAGGTGATGTAGTAACACACGTTTTCAAGTTCGAAAACTCAGGTGCTGCACCTCTAGTGCTTTCTAATGTGTCTACAACTTGTGGCTGTACAGCTCCAGCTTGGCCAAGAGAACCTATCGCTCCAGGTGAAACTGCTGAGATCACGATCAAGTTCAATAGCCGTGGCAAAATGGGTAAACAAAACAAAGTAATTACGATTAACTCAAATGCTTCAAATGCCGTTGAGAGAATCTCAATTACAGCTAATGTACTCAAAGCTGAAAGCAGCAACTAA
- a CDS encoding BatA domain-containing protein: MNFLFPAFLYGLSLAAIPVIIHFFNFQRARKVYFTNVAFLKSVKDVTNSRNKLKNLLVMMARILFIVFLVMAFARPFIPNENSMALTGNANYVSVYFDNSYSMENEQDGRRLFDMGRSQVEQISKVFPNTAVYQLLDNGFESGSGFFYEQNKMEEKLLSVGFSNFGRNLKDVYEKQQTAFRTHSPSESNHIFWVSDFQRSSVGDLSRIQLDSTNRLYLMPLKPSSDANLYIDSVWLSSPFIRENENNTLNVTLANDGDDNAEGKLVKLFLGDRQVSSASVSIAGKSSETVEMTFAVTESGDQPCRISVEDYPVSFDNDYFFVIKVAPKIRIVVISDLPDGFLESVYSSETFFEVKSFSTKAIDYSELTKADLIILDQLPTINDALSSAITAATQGGTNVTVFPAVDANLKSYSGALGIPMRKVQQAGTPSEKQQIAIQVPARENPFFDGVFEKISANMSMPKAIAGVQWTVMGNNLLYFKTGELFLSEVPRQNHKIYMFASPLTDAYTNFPKHALFVPVMYKVAISSKMRSDHLSYSFGDPVAAVNMEELNKADVYKLVKGEFELIPPQKVAGNMLLMDIPKSGLESGCYDIKRAQDGQLMGRVAFNYNKKESELNCYSSTELAQIFKGNKNVQIYNEVGEDQFVKEFRDNNVAKPLWRYFLIVALLALTAELLMLRFWNSGAKKRQTV; the protein is encoded by the coding sequence ATGAACTTTCTTTTCCCTGCTTTTCTTTACGGTCTGTCTTTGGCCGCAATTCCTGTTATCATTCACTTCTTTAATTTTCAGCGTGCCCGTAAGGTTTACTTTACCAATGTGGCATTTTTGAAATCAGTGAAGGATGTCACCAATTCACGTAATAAGTTGAAAAACTTATTGGTCATGATGGCCAGAATACTGTTTATCGTATTTCTGGTGATGGCTTTTGCCAGACCATTTATTCCAAATGAGAACAGTATGGCGCTTACAGGCAATGCCAATTATGTAAGTGTTTATTTTGATAACTCTTACAGTATGGAAAATGAGCAGGATGGCAGAAGGTTATTTGATATGGGCAGGAGTCAGGTAGAACAGATTTCAAAGGTATTTCCTAACACAGCAGTGTATCAGCTATTGGATAATGGTTTTGAAAGTGGTTCAGGGTTCTTTTATGAACAGAATAAGATGGAGGAAAAACTGCTTTCGGTTGGGTTCAGTAATTTCGGACGAAACTTGAAAGATGTTTATGAGAAGCAGCAAACCGCTTTCAGAACTCATAGTCCTTCGGAAAGTAACCATATATTTTGGGTGTCAGACTTTCAGCGATCATCAGTGGGAGACCTTTCAAGAATACAACTAGATTCTACAAATAGGCTTTACTTAATGCCATTGAAGCCAAGTTCAGACGCAAACCTTTATATTGATTCGGTTTGGCTTTCTTCTCCATTCATTAGGGAAAATGAAAATAACACACTGAATGTTACCTTGGCGAATGACGGAGATGATAACGCAGAAGGAAAACTGGTCAAGCTGTTTTTGGGTGACAGGCAAGTTTCAAGTGCTTCAGTCAGTATTGCAGGGAAAAGCAGTGAAACTGTGGAGATGACTTTTGCGGTTACAGAATCCGGAGATCAACCTTGCCGCATTTCAGTTGAGGATTATCCTGTCAGTTTTGACAATGATTACTTCTTTGTCATAAAGGTAGCGCCTAAAATCCGTATTGTGGTGATTTCGGATCTTCCTGATGGCTTCCTTGAGAGTGTCTATAGTAGTGAAACTTTCTTTGAAGTGAAGTCTTTTTCAACAAAGGCAATAGACTACAGTGAGCTGACTAAGGCGGATCTGATTATTCTTGATCAGCTACCGACGATCAATGATGCTTTGAGTAGTGCAATTACTGCGGCAACGCAAGGGGGGACGAATGTGACAGTATTTCCAGCAGTTGACGCTAACCTGAAGAGTTATAGTGGAGCGTTGGGAATACCAATGAGAAAAGTACAGCAAGCAGGAACTCCTTCGGAAAAACAGCAAATAGCCATTCAGGTTCCAGCTAGGGAAAACCCATTTTTTGATGGGGTATTTGAAAAAATCTCTGCCAATATGAGTATGCCGAAGGCAATCGCAGGAGTGCAATGGACTGTGATGGGGAACAATTTGCTTTATTTTAAAACAGGAGAGCTGTTCCTGTCTGAAGTACCTAGGCAGAACCATAAGATTTACATGTTTGCTTCACCGCTTACAGACGCCTATACCAACTTCCCTAAACATGCACTGTTTGTACCAGTGATGTATAAGGTTGCAATCAGCAGTAAAATGCGATCTGACCATTTGTCTTATTCATTTGGAGACCCTGTAGCGGCAGTCAATATGGAAGAGCTTAACAAGGCAGATGTATATAAATTGGTGAAAGGTGAATTTGAGTTGATTCCTCCACAAAAAGTAGCCGGAAACATGTTGTTAATGGATATTCCAAAATCAGGGTTGGAGTCAGGATGTTATGACATAAAGCGTGCGCAGGATGGACAGTTGATGGGAAGGGTCGCTTTTAACTACAATAAAAAAGAGTCTGAGTTGAATTGTTATTCGTCAACTGAACTGGCCCAAATATTTAAGGGAAATAAAAACGTTCAGATTTATAATGAGGTTGGTGAAGACCAGTTTGTCAAAGAGTTTAGGGATAATAACGTTGCTAAGCCACTCTGGCGCTACTTTTTGATCGTTGCTTTGCTGGCATTGACAGCTGAGCTGCTGATGCTAAGGTTTTGGAATAGCGGTGCAAAAAAGAGACAAACGGTTTAA